In Arthrobacter sp. StoSoilB5, one genomic interval encodes:
- a CDS encoding MFS transporter, with the protein MTTSTRSTTNVNAAAMATFLIFAMNGLVFASWAARIPAVTEALSLTSGQMGTLLLCTAVGSLVALPSAGWVVGRIGTANTVRVAGIVAGAAGAAIAFSLMAASVPATAMALFLFGIGIGLWDVAQNIEGADVEHRLQRTIMPQFHAAFSGGAFVGALIGAGLSQLGVGLPEHLLVIAALAVVLVLTVPRYFLPHEAAVVETLDDGAPAPKGPTAWRDGRTILIGVVVLGATLTEGAGNDWIAKAAVDGLGASEATGALLFALFVAAMTGMRFLGGKVIDRFGRVAVLRASMAAAALGLGLFVFAGNVVLAGVGAALWGVGAALAFPMGMSAAADDPKHAAARVSVVSTIGYVAFLAGPPLLGYLGDLTGIHMALLAIIAPILVALLLAGVAKPLRAK; encoded by the coding sequence ATGACCACCAGCACCAGAAGCACCACCAACGTCAACGCAGCGGCCATGGCGACGTTCTTGATCTTCGCCATGAACGGTTTGGTATTTGCCAGCTGGGCGGCACGCATTCCAGCCGTTACGGAGGCCCTCAGCCTGACCTCCGGTCAAATGGGCACGCTTTTGCTTTGCACCGCCGTCGGTTCATTGGTGGCTTTGCCGTCCGCTGGCTGGGTGGTGGGCAGGATCGGCACCGCGAATACGGTCCGTGTGGCCGGTATTGTGGCGGGCGCTGCCGGTGCGGCCATCGCGTTCTCCCTGATGGCCGCGTCCGTTCCAGCTACGGCCATGGCGCTCTTCCTCTTTGGCATCGGCATCGGCCTGTGGGACGTGGCCCAGAACATCGAAGGGGCCGACGTCGAACACCGGCTCCAGCGCACCATCATGCCGCAGTTCCATGCTGCGTTCAGCGGCGGTGCGTTTGTGGGCGCCTTGATTGGCGCAGGACTCTCGCAACTTGGTGTCGGCCTGCCGGAGCATTTGCTCGTGATCGCCGCCCTTGCTGTTGTCCTCGTGCTGACCGTACCGCGGTACTTCCTGCCGCACGAGGCTGCAGTGGTTGAAACGCTCGACGACGGTGCGCCGGCTCCCAAGGGACCCACCGCTTGGCGGGACGGCCGGACCATACTCATCGGTGTGGTGGTTTTGGGTGCGACGCTCACGGAAGGGGCCGGAAACGACTGGATTGCAAAGGCCGCCGTTGACGGCCTGGGTGCCTCCGAAGCGACCGGTGCACTGCTCTTTGCGCTCTTCGTTGCGGCTATGACCGGGATGCGGTTCCTCGGCGGCAAAGTCATTGACAGGTTCGGCCGAGTGGCAGTACTACGTGCCAGCATGGCCGCCGCAGCGCTGGGCCTGGGGTTGTTCGTCTTTGCCGGAAACGTGGTGCTGGCCGGCGTTGGTGCTGCACTCTGGGGCGTTGGTGCCGCGCTTGCGTTCCCCATGGGCATGTCCGCTGCAGCCGATGATCCGAAGCACGCGGCCGCCCGGGTTTCCGTGGTCTCCACCATTGGCTACGTCGCGTTCTTGGCCGGCCCGCCGCTTCTGGGTTACCTTGGCGACCTCACCGGGATCCACATGGCGCTGCTGGCCATCATTGCGCCTATTTTGGTTGCCTTGCTGCTTGCTGGCGTCGCAAAACCCTTGCGCGCCAAATAG
- a CDS encoding DeoR/GlpR family DNA-binding transcription regulator: MGTADRHRLIGELLRKREEASVDELVAATGASGATIRRDLEILAANGVLKRVHGGARSLVARGDNPGYGQRELEEHDAKLKIAAAVDALLKDREHVWLDSGSTATEIARRLGQRELTVMPMSLHGVEALMHTKEGRRPELILPGGSLIPGERSFRGPMTEANIRSLRFDTAVVTPCALNLKDGLLAHDLDDAAVKRAGLESASRVIVACSGSKWNASAVALVADMEAVDVIVTDLKPSVEDLVRLDKLSVEVVIA; this comes from the coding sequence ATGGGAACTGCTGACCGCCACCGGCTCATTGGCGAGCTGCTGCGTAAACGCGAAGAAGCATCGGTGGACGAGCTGGTCGCCGCAACGGGAGCATCGGGCGCCACGATCCGTCGAGACCTTGAGATCCTCGCTGCCAATGGAGTGCTGAAGCGGGTGCACGGCGGCGCCCGCAGCCTGGTAGCGCGCGGCGACAACCCCGGCTATGGGCAGCGCGAACTGGAAGAACACGATGCGAAGCTCAAAATAGCAGCGGCTGTTGATGCGCTGCTGAAGGACCGCGAGCATGTGTGGCTGGACAGCGGATCCACCGCCACCGAGATCGCGCGTCGGCTGGGCCAGCGGGAACTTACAGTGATGCCGATGTCATTGCACGGCGTTGAGGCGCTAATGCACACCAAGGAAGGCCGCAGGCCGGAGCTCATTCTCCCCGGAGGCAGCCTCATTCCCGGCGAGAGGTCCTTCCGCGGACCCATGACCGAAGCGAACATCCGCTCGCTGCGGTTCGACACCGCCGTCGTCACGCCATGCGCGCTGAATCTTAAGGACGGACTGCTGGCCCACGACCTGGACGACGCCGCGGTGAAGCGCGCCGGCCTGGAATCGGCGTCGCGGGTGATAGTGGCCTGCTCCGGCAGCAAGTGGAATGCCAGCGCGGTGGCCTTGGTTGCCGACATGGAGGCTGTGGACGTCATCGTGACAGACCTGAAGCCATCCGTTGAAGATCTTGTCCGGCTCGACAAACTCTCCGTGGAAGTTGTGATTGCATGA
- a CDS encoding ATP-binding cassette domain-containing protein, protein MAHIDVSGIDYFLSDGTQLLNGVTFKVPDGTKTALIGPNGTGKTTLFKIISGDLTPDEGVVGRSGNMGIMRQFVGQVRDESTVRDLLVSTAQAGLAAAAKAVEEAELAMMEHDDEPTQMKYAQAIVDWGDAGGYDVETVWDEVCMAALGISFDKAQFRRASTLSGGEQKRLVLEALFAGPDELLLLDEPDNYLDVPGKRWLESKLNESKKTVLFISHDRELLNNAAGRIVTLEPGINGAGAWIHGGGFGSYVEARADRNARFEELRKRWDEEHVKLKELVNMYKNKAAFRSDMANRYQAAQTRLAKFLEAGPPEALPIEQNVKMRLKGGRTAKRAVVAEKLELTGLMKPFSTEIWFGDRVGVLGSNGSGKSHFLRLLATGGTDPEREHLPVSDVVIAEVPHEGTVKLGARIRPGFFAQTHVRPDLLGRTLLEILHRGDEHRSGLPREAAAGALDSYGLAGQSEQKYESLSGGQQARFQILLLQLSGATLLLLDEPTDNLDLHSGEALERAIDAFEGTVLAVTHDRWFAKSFDRFLIFGSDGKVYESEEPVWDEKRVERAR, encoded by the coding sequence GTGGCCCATATTGACGTTTCCGGCATCGACTACTTCCTCTCCGACGGCACCCAGCTGCTCAACGGCGTGACCTTCAAGGTGCCTGACGGCACCAAGACTGCGCTGATTGGACCCAACGGAACCGGCAAAACGACGCTGTTCAAGATCATTTCCGGCGATCTCACACCGGACGAGGGCGTTGTTGGCCGATCCGGGAACATGGGCATCATGCGGCAGTTCGTGGGCCAGGTCCGGGACGAATCAACCGTCCGGGATCTGCTGGTTTCCACGGCCCAAGCCGGCCTCGCGGCAGCTGCCAAGGCGGTTGAAGAGGCGGAACTCGCCATGATGGAGCACGACGACGAACCCACCCAAATGAAGTACGCCCAGGCGATCGTGGACTGGGGAGACGCCGGCGGTTACGACGTCGAGACCGTTTGGGACGAAGTCTGCATGGCGGCTTTGGGAATATCCTTCGACAAAGCACAGTTCCGCCGCGCCTCGACGCTGTCCGGTGGCGAGCAGAAACGCCTCGTGTTGGAAGCCCTGTTTGCGGGTCCGGATGAACTGCTGCTTCTGGACGAACCAGACAACTACCTTGACGTCCCCGGTAAGCGCTGGCTCGAATCCAAGCTCAACGAATCCAAGAAGACCGTGCTGTTCATCAGCCACGACCGCGAGCTGCTCAACAACGCCGCCGGACGAATCGTGACGCTTGAACCCGGCATCAATGGTGCCGGTGCGTGGATCCACGGTGGCGGTTTCGGCTCGTATGTAGAGGCGCGCGCCGACAGGAACGCCCGGTTCGAGGAACTCCGCAAGCGCTGGGACGAGGAGCATGTGAAGCTCAAAGAACTCGTCAACATGTACAAGAACAAGGCCGCGTTCCGGTCTGACATGGCCAACAGGTACCAGGCAGCGCAAACCCGTCTTGCAAAGTTCCTGGAGGCCGGACCACCCGAGGCCCTGCCCATTGAGCAGAATGTGAAAATGCGCCTCAAAGGTGGGCGAACCGCCAAGCGCGCAGTCGTGGCGGAGAAGCTTGAACTGACAGGCCTCATGAAGCCGTTCTCCACGGAGATCTGGTTCGGTGATCGTGTAGGCGTGTTGGGCTCCAACGGTTCCGGCAAGAGCCATTTCCTTCGCTTGCTCGCTACGGGTGGCACCGATCCCGAGCGGGAGCACTTGCCGGTATCGGACGTTGTCATAGCTGAAGTTCCGCATGAAGGAACTGTGAAATTGGGTGCCCGTATCCGGCCCGGCTTCTTCGCGCAGACACACGTTCGCCCTGATTTGCTGGGCCGGACCTTGTTGGAGATCCTGCACCGGGGAGACGAACACCGATCGGGCCTGCCGCGCGAAGCCGCCGCTGGCGCCTTGGACTCGTACGGATTGGCTGGGCAGTCGGAACAGAAGTACGAGTCATTGTCCGGTGGCCAGCAGGCGCGTTTTCAGATCCTGCTGCTGCAGCTTTCCGGAGCCACGTTGTTGCTCCTTGACGAGCCAACCGACAACCTGGATCTGCACTCCGGCGAGGCTTTGGAGCGGGCAATCGATGCTTTTGAGGGAACCGTCCTGGCTGTCACCCACGACCGTTGGTTCGCCAAGTCCTTTGACCGCTTCCTGATCTTCGGCTCCGACGGCAAGGTCTACGAGTCCGAGGAACCCGTATGGGATGAGAAACGAGTGGAGCGCGCCCGCTAA
- a CDS encoding FAD-dependent oxidoreductase, whose amino-acid sequence MDSSKQCVVVGGGPAGIVLGLLLARAGVEVTVLEKHADFLRDFRGDTVHASTIRLLDELGLGEGFRQLPQSKLGNFRLPARTGDSVVLADFGLLRAPYNYVAMVPQWDLLNFLVEAARQEPTFTLRMNTEATELLREESGVVSGVAYRTRDPLTGEIVGTGELKAALTVGCDGRGSVLRARAGLVPREFPVPFDTWWFRLPRNADEREPVASISPSFGTSDVLLSLTRKDFHQIAYLAAKGLDPKLRAEGVEAFRTRVARLRPDLADRVDNIRSMDDLHLLDVKLNRLPRWHKPGLLLIGDAAHAMSPAGGVGINLAVQDAVAAARIIASPLLSKTLDDHHLAAVQKRRWPPTLIVQTFQRVLHRVVFAQVMAGKEPKPPKLLLFVVRKFPAFRKLPARMIAFGPRPEHAPQFARRKPDA is encoded by the coding sequence ATGGACAGCAGCAAGCAGTGCGTTGTGGTTGGCGGAGGGCCGGCCGGGATTGTGCTTGGCTTGCTGCTGGCCCGTGCCGGCGTCGAAGTCACAGTGCTGGAGAAACACGCCGACTTCCTGCGGGATTTCCGCGGCGACACTGTGCACGCCTCCACCATTCGCCTCCTCGACGAACTGGGGTTGGGTGAAGGGTTCCGCCAGCTCCCCCAGAGCAAGCTCGGAAATTTCCGGCTGCCCGCACGGACCGGGGACTCTGTGGTCCTTGCCGATTTCGGGCTACTCAGGGCGCCCTACAACTACGTGGCCATGGTTCCCCAGTGGGACTTGCTGAACTTCCTTGTGGAAGCAGCCAGGCAGGAACCCACCTTCACGCTCCGGATGAACACCGAGGCCACAGAGCTTCTGCGTGAGGAGTCCGGGGTTGTTTCGGGCGTGGCGTACAGAACCCGGGATCCTTTGACTGGCGAGATTGTGGGGACGGGCGAACTGAAGGCTGCCTTGACGGTGGGATGTGACGGCCGTGGTTCCGTGCTTCGTGCGCGGGCCGGTCTGGTCCCGCGCGAGTTTCCGGTGCCGTTCGATACGTGGTGGTTCCGGCTTCCGAGGAACGCCGATGAGAGGGAACCCGTGGCGTCGATTTCGCCCAGTTTCGGGACTTCGGACGTTCTGTTGAGTTTGACGCGGAAGGATTTCCATCAGATCGCCTACCTTGCGGCGAAGGGCCTCGACCCCAAGCTGCGGGCGGAAGGCGTTGAGGCGTTCCGCACACGCGTTGCCAGGTTGCGGCCAGATCTTGCCGACCGCGTGGACAACATCCGATCCATGGATGATCTCCACCTGCTGGACGTGAAACTCAACCGTTTACCCCGATGGCATAAGCCGGGACTCCTACTGATTGGGGATGCGGCCCATGCGATGTCACCCGCCGGTGGTGTGGGGATCAACCTGGCGGTGCAGGATGCCGTCGCAGCGGCCCGGATCATTGCGTCACCGCTGCTGAGCAAAACACTCGACGACCATCACCTCGCCGCCGTCCAGAAGCGGCGGTGGCCGCCAACCCTGATCGTGCAGACATTTCAACGGGTGCTGCATCGCGTTGTCTTCGCACAGGTCATGGCGGGTAAGGAGCCCAAGCCGCCGAAGCTACTGCTCTTTGTAGTCCGTAAATTCCCAGCTTTCCGGAAGTTGCCTGCGCGGATGATTGCCTTCGGCCCACGCCCCGAGCACGCCCCGCAGTTTGCCCGGCGAAAGCCGGACGCTTAG